One genomic region from Carcharodon carcharias isolate sCarCar2 chromosome 12, sCarCar2.pri, whole genome shotgun sequence encodes:
- the LOC121285052 gene encoding LOW QUALITY PROTEIN: RING-box protein 1B-like (The sequence of the model RefSeq protein was modified relative to this genomic sequence to represent the inferred CDS: inserted 2 bases in 1 codon) yields MALVVKLEELEDPASAHNVVGARDKMFTLKKWNAVAMWSWDVECDTSAICRVRLXGVKPKINKVTILWFAENATTPSTTAACRCGQNRTTAAHFARTG; encoded by the exons ATGGCTTTGGTTGTAAAGCTCGAGGAGCTGGAAGATCCAGCTTCTGCTCACAATGTTGTGGGAGCCAGAGACAAGATGTTCACCCTGAAGAAGTGGAATGCCGTGGCCATGTGGAGCTGGGATGTGGAGTGTGATACCTCCGCCATCTGCAGGGTCCGCCT TGGTGTCAAGCCGAAAATAAACAAGGTGACTATATTGTGGTTTGCGGAGAATGCAACCACTCCTTCCACAACTGCTGCATGTCGCTGTGGGCAAAACAGAACAACCGCTGCCCACTTTGCCAGGACTGGGTAG